NNNNNNNNNNNNNNNNNNNNNNNNNNNNNNNNNNNNNNNNNNNNNNNNNNNNNNNNNNNNNNNNNNNNNNCCGATAACAGTCCCCACAGCAGCAGCTAATAGTTTTGTGTTGCACCAAGCAATCATTCACAGACTCATGAGATGAAGTCACCGTCcacttttaaataatataaacaaaGTAAACCTTGTCGCAGCCAGAAGGACATTGAGCACGAGATGTTTTTTTCCagttgagaccccccccccgcccccccctcttatCTGACTCCTCCCCCCAGTTTCTGCAGCGCCGCCATGCCCTTCTCCTCGTACTCCGCCCTGCTCAGCCAGAAGGACTCCTTGTCCTTCATGATGTTGGCGAGCACGGCGCCGCCCAGGAACACCATGTGCTTACGCCGCGGAGGGTCCTCGATGCGGATCCGGAACTTctacccagggggggggggggcgaaagggCGGAGGAGAGCTCATTAAACCCCCGGGGGTCCCTCCAcgattgtgcgtgtgtgtgtctctcgttTCGCAACATTAACAGACTTACGGAAAGCTTCTCGGTGTCTCCGTCCAGCACCCTCTCCAGGTAGAGCTGCTTGATCTCCCTCTCCAGCCTGGATGGGAGTCCCGGGTACATGGTGGTCCCTCCTGACAGAACAATGTGCTTGTAGAAGTCGGCCCTGCACAGGAAATACCACAAAAGtagtgtagttgtgtgtgtgtgtgtgtgtgtgtgtgtgtgtgtgtgtgtgaggaaggtTCGGACCTGAGGTCGATGTCTGCAGCCTGGATGGTGTTGAAAAGCAGCTCCGCCACTCCTGCCCCCTCCACGTTGATGAGGTGGGGCTGGAAGAGAGCCTCGGGGGCCCCgaacctctccccccccacccgcacCTGCCGCCCGTCGGGGAGCTGCGCcacacgggtggggggggggggggaaagaaaaaccATTTCAGTCGCTACAAAGTGCGAGTCCTCTCATCTCCCTCCccgagttcccccccccccgcgcaccgTGAAGGCCTCCACCAGGTAGGTGGTCTCCAGGGCCAGGCGCTGCTCCTGCTCGATGTTGTACCCGACGTAGCACAGCTCCTCCTTCATCATGCGCACCGTCTCAAAGTCGGCCGTGTGGTTGAAGGCGTAGCCgcggaggagcaggagctggtgaaggagacagggagggagaggggggggtcggtTTGGGTCAATTCCTGTCTTTTGCGTGCgttcccgtctcccccccccccccccccccccccccggctcaccTTGATGAGGTACCGCGTGATGTCCCGCCCCGCGATGTCCAGCCGGCGCGTGAGGTGGGGCAGAGAGTAGCCCTCGTACACGGGGCAGATGTGGGTGACGCCGTCCCCCGAGTCGAGGACCACGCCGGTGAGCAGACCTGCGGGACACGGGGGTCCGTTTCATCCGTTCATCAGACCCGAcggaggaaagaaagaggaaggttCTGTggatcctcggggggggggccgacCCGTCTTACCCTGAGCGTACAGAGTGAGCACCGCCTGAATGGCCACGTAGATGCCGTGGAACCGGTACTTCTCGAACATGACCTCGGCGATCTTCTCCCGGTTCTTGGTGGGGTTCATGGGCGGCTCCGTCAGCAGGAtcttcgaggggggggggggggggggggggacagacgcGCGAAAATGCATGAAATGAAACGATCACACCGCGTGGAACcaagaggccccccccccctcccccgaggagGGAGCAAGCATCCGTTTCTACCTTGCTTTGGGGCGGGTCGATGTCCAGGCGGCCGGGGCCGAAGGTGTGTCCTCCCAGCTGCGCACCATCCCGTTCTCCATGGGGTAGGACACCTCCAGCATGGAGCGGCATTCGCTGGCCTCGTCGCCCACCATCAGgtcctgggggggaggggaagagagacgACCTTTTCTGTGAGAAAtcgagggcggggggggggggaatatgcaAAGACATTTAAAGTAGTCCCACCTTTATCTCGATGTTGCCCACTTTGGTGTTCGACCGTATGATTGGTCGACCCACCATGGCCGGAAGATGTGGGCCGGGAAGTTGGATCCAGCGAAGCCGCACTTGACAAACTGGGGAGGGATGTGAGAGCGAAACAAACagtaactttgtgtgtgtgtgtgtgtgaataaagttcttgtttttgtcttgttaaCTGAGAAACCGAGGGTTTGTTTCGCATCGCCGGGAATTGAGGCCTCCACCAACTGATTGTATTAAATCGcactaaaacctttttttccaatGGATCATTTCCGTTCACCAAGCAATTCCATTTGGTTTAATCCAGCTTAAACGCTCTGTCCAGGGTGTGCTGCCTCCGTGCATTTACCAgattattcacacacaaacgcaatTTCAGGACATTTTTGAAAGCGTGTGTAATAACTCATTTGGACAGCATGAGGAAATAGGTGTACAGCGGCCTGCTGCcgcttctctgccccccccctcccaccgcgGTGTGTCTTGACTTGTCTTCACATTCCTTATGCCCCGAAGGGGACGCAAGGCATTCCATAGAAGGACGACCCAAGCAGCGTCTGCATGCAGGTATTCGTTTGGTTTCTCATGTTCGTCCCTcacatataaatacattgttgaaaaggcacgtttttttttttcagcggcTCAAATCTTTCTTCCTGCTTTTCATCCAATCGTTGCTCAGTTCAAAGCATCCCAACCATTTATggctgtgtgtgtacacacacacaccacacacatgtAGAGGCAGCGCGACAAGTCCAGACTCAGACTCACACCCTTCAGATGTCCACCAGTGTCATTTGATCAGTAAACTTCCACTTTGAAATAAGCCAGATGTTTTTTGACACAAGCTGGCGTAGGTTTACATGTTGAAGAAAACACTTTGACTACAAGCTAAAAACATGGCTgggaaaagaaattaaaaagacAATACAGACGCCACTTACCCCCGTCCCATTGTCACAGACCACCACTCTCCTCCCTGCGCTGTCCATGCTGAGCCAAAGCAGCTCAAGGTGCTCCTTCCTGTCCAGACAGGAGTCTCAACTAAACCAGGGACCCAATCCAAGACTCTCATGCGCGAATTTAGCAGAGACTGCAACTGA
This sequence is a window from Pungitius pungitius chromosome 1, fPunPun2.1, whole genome shotgun sequence. Protein-coding genes within it:
- the zgc:101810 gene encoding LOW QUALITY PROTEIN: actin-related protein 2-A (The sequence of the model RefSeq protein was modified relative to this genomic sequence to represent the inferred CDS: inserted 2 bases in 2 codons) is translated as MDSAGRRVVVCDNGTGFVKCGFAGSNFPAHIXPAMVGRPIIRSNTKVGNIEIKDLMVGDEASECRSMLEVSYPMENGMVRSWEDXTFGPGRLDIDPPQSKILLTEPPMNPTKNREKIAEVMFEKYRFHGIYVAIQAVLTLYAQGLLTGVVLDSGDGVTHICPVYEGYSLPHLTRRLDIAGRDITRYLIKLLLLRGYAFNHTADFETVRMMKEELCYVGYNIEQEQRLALETTYLVEAFTLPDGRQVRVGGERFGAPEALFQPHLINVEGAGVAELLFNTIQAADIDLRADFYKHIVLSGGTTMYPGLPSRLEREIKQLYLERVLDGDTEKLSKFRIRIEDPPRRKHMVFLGGAVLANIMKDKESFWLSRAEYEEKGMAALQKLGGGVR